A region of Synergistaceae bacterium DNA encodes the following proteins:
- the rbfA gene encoding 30S ribosome-binding factor RbfA: MGTFRMARINKQLQREISLLLEQRVKNDMARNAVITGVECARDLEFARVYFTTINSANRESVLTELRKLKGALRSMLGQVLELRHIPALEFMIDQSLDYGERIDGILHKLGLDSVKNDEES; the protein is encoded by the coding sequence ATGGGGACATTTCGTATGGCCAGGATTAACAAGCAGCTCCAGCGCGAAATATCGCTTCTGCTGGAGCAGCGCGTAAAGAACGACATGGCGAGAAACGCCGTTATAACCGGAGTAGAGTGTGCCCGTGATCTGGAGTTCGCGCGAGTGTACTTCACGACAATAAACTCCGCTAACCGTGAATCTGTGCTGACCGAGCTGCGCAAATTGAAGGGCGCTTTGCGTTCCATGTTGGGGCAGGTTTTGGAGCTACGTCATATCCCGGCACTTGAATTTATGATCGACCAATCGCTGGACTACGGAGAGCGAATCGACGGCATCCTCCACAAATTGGGGTTGGATTCCGTCAAAAACGACGAGGAATCCTGA
- a CDS encoding DHH family phosphoesterase — protein sequence MAKINCKTKDKEKTIEKTIEKTTEPRSDLPVSAKLLAEVARTLENASAWSLFSHMKLDGDALGTATALFEAGVLQGKTIRWIGPDPVPPSYRFLPHVEEYVTQKEYRFDEKDRLYVFLDSANEDRGTRGLRDRSPSTFILNIDHHEDNSRFGTLNCVEPKASSTSELLWHVMKAGGWTITPHIAECLYTGIVADTGNFVFSNTTSTTHQVTADLLRRGVDPARIDAFLRQTRSLEGMHLWGVALGRICRWGEKNQFAMSWLTQEDFRLTKANASDTEMLVSQLLLIRDVRFAVLLTEEEREVKASFRSRAESVAASTVARALGGGGHPRASGAQLPPPLDQAIRSVRETVEAAYAEWASSGR from the coding sequence ATGGCGAAGATCAATTGTAAAACGAAGGACAAAGAGAAAACGATAGAGAAAACGATAGAGAAAACGACGGAGCCCAGAAGCGACCTGCCGGTTTCCGCGAAGTTGTTGGCGGAAGTGGCTCGAACTCTGGAAAACGCTTCGGCGTGGAGCCTTTTTTCGCACATGAAATTGGATGGGGATGCCTTAGGTACGGCGACGGCCCTCTTCGAGGCCGGAGTGCTCCAGGGTAAAACCATACGCTGGATAGGTCCCGATCCCGTGCCTCCCTCTTACCGCTTTTTGCCCCATGTGGAAGAATACGTAACCCAAAAGGAATATCGTTTTGACGAAAAAGATCGTCTATACGTTTTTCTGGATTCGGCCAATGAGGATAGAGGGACAAGGGGTCTCCGAGACCGGTCTCCTAGCACGTTCATCTTGAATATTGATCATCACGAGGACAATTCCAGGTTTGGCACGTTGAACTGCGTGGAACCCAAAGCCTCCTCCACATCGGAACTGTTGTGGCACGTCATGAAGGCGGGGGGCTGGACCATCACACCCCACATCGCTGAATGCCTTTACACGGGCATTGTCGCCGACACGGGAAACTTTGTGTTCAGCAACACCACCTCCACGACGCACCAGGTAACCGCGGATCTCCTGAGACGCGGAGTGGACCCCGCCAGAATAGACGCTTTCCTGCGTCAGACTCGCTCGCTGGAGGGGATGCACCTTTGGGGCGTGGCCCTGGGGCGCATCTGCCGCTGGGGAGAGAAAAATCAGTTTGCCATGTCCTGGTTGACGCAAGAAGATTTCCGTTTGACGAAAGCCAACGCTTCTGACACGGAGATGTTGGTCAGCCAGTTACTCCTCATCCGAGATGTTCGTTTCGCCGTTTTGCTCACGGAAGAAGAGCGCGAGGTCAAAGCGAGCTTCCGATCGAGAGCGGAATCCGTCGCCGCGTCTACTGTCGCCCGCGCCCTGGGCGGAGGAGGACATCCTCGCGCGTCGGGGGCGCAATTACCTCCGCCGCTGGACCAAGCCATCCGATCCGTCCGAGAAACCGTGGAGGCCGCCTATGCCGAATGGGCTTCTTCTGGTCGATAA
- the truB gene encoding tRNA pseudouridine(55) synthase TruB, with the protein MPNGLLLVDKPVGTRSAECVSRVKCLLGKDVKVGHAGTLDSTASGLLLLLLGKATRLSDYVMKLPKKYEASARLGVSTDTCDASGQVIFRGDASRMDERALDRVLCSFWGTRMQRPPEISALKVNGKASHKMARRGEVPDLTPRPVSITAAARSSSLLGGRVTISVFCGKGTYIRGIVRDMGTALGCGAHVEALRRLSIGAFHVSDAYALEELEELGNLKNLINLRELGRPFHRIVLTKDAERRLLNGLCVPLADAGRYFPGTIGLGKGLCVEGERMIGFARMTRSSEKGPVLLKSEANIVDVES; encoded by the coding sequence ATGCCGAATGGGCTTCTTCTGGTCGATAAACCAGTGGGAACCCGAAGCGCCGAGTGTGTCTCCCGCGTCAAATGCCTCCTAGGCAAGGACGTGAAGGTGGGACATGCTGGGACCCTGGATTCGACCGCGTCGGGACTTTTGTTGTTACTTCTTGGAAAGGCGACACGCCTGTCGGACTACGTGATGAAACTCCCCAAAAAATACGAGGCGTCGGCTCGGCTGGGGGTCTCTACTGATACGTGCGACGCCTCCGGACAGGTTATTTTTCGCGGGGACGCGTCGCGGATGGATGAGCGCGCCCTTGATCGGGTTCTCTGCTCCTTCTGGGGCACGCGTATGCAACGCCCTCCTGAGATATCGGCTTTGAAAGTAAACGGAAAGGCGTCTCACAAAATGGCGAGACGAGGCGAGGTGCCGGACCTGACCCCGCGCCCTGTCTCCATCACTGCCGCGGCTCGGAGTTCTTCCCTATTGGGCGGACGGGTCACGATCTCCGTGTTTTGTGGCAAGGGAACCTACATCCGCGGCATCGTTCGCGACATGGGTACGGCCTTGGGCTGCGGCGCCCACGTGGAAGCGCTGCGCCGTTTGTCGATAGGAGCCTTTCATGTTTCCGACGCCTATGCTTTGGAAGAATTGGAAGAATTGGGAAACTTGAAAAATTTGATAAATTTGAGGGAATTAGGGAGGCCGTTTCACCGCATCGTCTTGACAAAAGACGCTGAACGCCGTCTTTTGAATGGCCTTTGTGTACCCTTAGCGGACGCTGGGCGCTATTTTCCCGGAACAATAGGACTGGGCAAGGGATTGTGCGTCGAGGGCGAAAGAATGATCGGATTCGCCAGAATGACACGAAGCTCCGAAAAAGGGCCTGTTCTTCTGAAGTCCGAAGCCAATATTGTAGACGTGGAGTCCTGA
- the ribF gene encoding riboflavin biosynthesis protein RibF, giving the protein MIAALGAFDGFHRGHALLFERAKILAFPLNLEWGAITFDPHPGLFMRAISGVLFTSRERELIRLFLEIPRLVSLKFDEELARFSPDLFWEYLREKVVIEGIVVGQDFRFGYRRTGDVALLERYCREGDIPFLSVDILEYLGSKISSSVIRGQVVSGQCELAISNLGYPYFLWSEVVHGLGRGRELGFPTANLSVPSFKLLPADGVYAVAVLVKGKWKAGALSIGKNPTFTDISDIRVEVFILDYEGDLYDESLPVFFLSRLRPQVPFKDVDQLVMQIDADSRRARTVFRHSFAQHTEWYAGFLIAYVELLSKLGCEIPKD; this is encoded by the coding sequence ATGATTGCCGCGCTGGGAGCTTTCGATGGGTTTCACCGAGGGCACGCGCTCCTTTTCGAGCGGGCAAAGATTTTGGCTTTCCCTCTGAATTTGGAGTGGGGAGCGATTACTTTCGATCCACATCCGGGGCTTTTTATGAGGGCGATTTCCGGGGTTCTCTTCACTTCGCGGGAAAGAGAGCTGATCCGGCTTTTTCTGGAGATTCCTCGGCTGGTCAGCCTCAAATTCGACGAGGAGCTGGCGCGTTTTTCCCCCGATCTTTTCTGGGAATATCTGCGGGAGAAGGTGGTGATCGAGGGGATCGTTGTAGGACAAGATTTCCGCTTCGGCTACCGCCGCACCGGAGATGTGGCACTATTGGAGCGATACTGCCGCGAAGGAGATATTCCCTTTCTGTCGGTGGACATTCTGGAGTATTTGGGGAGCAAAATATCCAGTTCGGTCATTCGGGGACAGGTAGTGTCCGGGCAATGCGAACTCGCCATCAGCAATCTAGGCTATCCCTATTTTCTCTGGTCAGAAGTTGTTCACGGCCTAGGGCGAGGTAGAGAGCTGGGATTTCCCACGGCGAATCTGAGCGTTCCTTCTTTCAAACTTCTTCCCGCTGACGGAGTGTACGCCGTCGCCGTGCTCGTTAAAGGCAAGTGGAAGGCGGGGGCTCTGTCCATCGGTAAAAACCCCACCTTTACAGATATTTCCGACATTCGGGTAGAGGTCTTCATTTTGGACTACGAAGGAGACCTCTACGATGAAAGTCTGCCCGTCTTCTTTCTCTCACGTTTGCGTCCCCAGGTGCCTTTCAAAGACGTGGACCAGCTCGTCATGCAAATCGACGCGGACTCCAGGCGGGCGCGGACCGTGTTCCGGCACAGCTTTGCGCAGCACACGGAATGGTACGCCGGGTTCTTGATCGCTTACGTCGAACTTCTGAGCAAGCTGGGCTGCGAGATCCCGAAGGACTGA
- a CDS encoding TatD family hydrolase produces MFFIDTHCHINSDQLRADGASFVGRAGEAGVAHILVAGSDLATSLEAVELAHTYELQGVYAAVGVHPHDAKTVEGGLPEELLNLARDSRVVAIGETGLDYYYDHSPRNVQQSVFLMHLKWAAEINKPLVLHVRDAMPDILELLGGGNSSLSSKIPLIFHCYAGGLEYLSAMRDLDAYLSLGGPVTWPKNDALRLVAARIPENRLLCETDSPWLTPKPHRGKLNEPAYVRLVYEEIAKARDLSVERLARIVDENAARLFGWGILHESKTESNAPVAQNHVRV; encoded by the coding sequence TTGTTTTTCATCGACACACATTGCCACATCAATTCCGATCAATTGAGAGCGGATGGTGCTTCTTTCGTTGGACGTGCGGGGGAGGCCGGGGTGGCGCATATCCTAGTGGCGGGTTCCGACCTGGCGACCAGTCTAGAGGCGGTGGAACTGGCCCATACTTATGAACTCCAAGGCGTCTACGCGGCTGTGGGTGTACATCCCCACGACGCGAAAACCGTGGAGGGCGGACTGCCGGAAGAGCTTCTGAACCTCGCGCGAGATTCCCGAGTTGTCGCCATCGGGGAGACGGGACTCGATTATTACTACGATCACTCGCCCCGCAACGTACAGCAAAGCGTCTTCCTCATGCACCTGAAGTGGGCGGCGGAGATAAACAAACCCCTGGTCCTTCACGTCCGGGACGCGATGCCCGACATTCTGGAGCTGTTGGGGGGGGGAAATTCTTCCTTATCTTCAAAAATACCGCTGATCTTCCACTGTTACGCAGGGGGACTCGAATACCTGAGTGCCATGAGGGATCTAGACGCGTACCTGTCCTTGGGAGGGCCCGTCACCTGGCCAAAAAACGACGCACTCCGGTTGGTGGCCGCCCGTATTCCCGAAAATCGTCTGCTTTGCGAGACGGATTCTCCCTGGCTGACGCCCAAACCCCACAGAGGCAAGCTCAACGAACCAGCCTACGTTCGTCTTGTTTACGAGGAAATCGCGAAGGCCAGGGATCTTTCCGTCGAACGCCTGGCTCGGATCGTCGACGAAAACGCCGCGCGCCTCTTCGGCTGGGGAATCCTTCACGAATCTAAAACTGAATCGAACGCGCCGGTAGCGCAAAACCATGTTCGAGTTTAA
- the tgt gene encoding tRNA guanosine(34) transglycosylase Tgt translates to MFEFKIIARCNETGARAGEFVTPHGVVKTPVFMPVGTQATVKAMTPRELEEIEAQIILGNTYHLYLRPGAEVVAQAGGLHRFMGWNRPILTDSGGFQVFSLARLNKVTDKEVLCQSHVDGSFHAMSPEWAMKVQRLLGSDIAMCFDQCIPYPSEQQEAEKALERTTLWARRSKEAHLQEASLQGANVTQALFGIVQGSTFDDLRLRSAQELAEIDFPGYGIGGLSVGEPHEDMYRILDLLNPALPKDKPRYLMGVGYPPNIVEAIARGIDMFDCVLPTRNGRNGTLFTSFGRVNIKGQKYERDFSPVDPACDCYLCRAFTRAYLRHLYQAGEILAARLCTWHNLRFTIRLAREAREAILKGEYPRFLARFRESFRDSRPDAQNGDAGGE, encoded by the coding sequence ATGTTCGAGTTTAAGATTATCGCCCGTTGTAACGAGACCGGCGCCAGGGCTGGAGAATTCGTGACGCCCCACGGGGTGGTGAAAACCCCCGTGTTCATGCCCGTGGGAACTCAGGCGACAGTGAAGGCCATGACTCCCCGAGAACTCGAAGAAATTGAGGCCCAGATTATTTTGGGTAACACCTACCACCTTTACTTGCGCCCCGGCGCAGAGGTCGTGGCTCAGGCGGGGGGACTACACCGTTTCATGGGCTGGAATCGCCCGATCCTCACGGACAGCGGGGGATTCCAGGTTTTTTCCCTGGCGCGGCTCAATAAAGTCACCGACAAAGAGGTGTTATGCCAGTCTCATGTCGACGGGTCATTTCACGCCATGTCTCCTGAATGGGCCATGAAAGTTCAGCGGTTGCTGGGCAGCGACATCGCCATGTGCTTCGACCAGTGTATCCCGTACCCCTCTGAGCAGCAGGAGGCGGAGAAAGCCCTCGAACGGACGACTCTCTGGGCTCGGCGCTCGAAGGAGGCTCACCTCCAAGAGGCGAGCCTTCAGGGAGCTAACGTCACTCAGGCTTTGTTCGGTATTGTCCAAGGTTCCACATTCGACGATCTCCGACTGCGCTCGGCCCAGGAACTTGCTGAAATTGACTTCCCCGGTTATGGAATCGGCGGCCTCTCGGTAGGAGAGCCTCACGAGGACATGTACCGCATTCTAGATCTGCTGAACCCCGCTCTGCCGAAGGACAAACCCCGCTACCTGATGGGGGTGGGTTACCCTCCCAACATCGTAGAGGCCATCGCCAGGGGCATCGATATGTTCGACTGCGTGTTGCCCACCCGCAATGGTCGCAACGGAACACTCTTCACCTCATTTGGACGTGTGAACATCAAGGGGCAAAAATACGAGCGAGACTTCTCCCCGGTGGACCCCGCCTGCGACTGCTATTTGTGCCGCGCCTTCACCCGGGCCTATCTGCGTCACCTGTACCAAGCGGGGGAAATCCTGGCGGCGCGGCTCTGCACCTGGCACAACCTGCGTTTTACGATACGCCTGGCTCGGGAGGCTCGAGAGGCCATCCTGAAAGGCGAATATCCCCGTTTTCTGGCTCGTTTCCGGGAAAGTTTTCGAGATTCGAGACCTGATGCCCAAAATGGGGACGCAGGAGGTGAATGA
- a CDS encoding threonylcarbamoyl-AMP synthase, whose translation MPRRMSRLEVDRWNPDSKPIAKAASILRNGGLVAFPTETVYGLGADGLNPEAVQEIFRAKGRPADNPLILHLSDYREAERLARVDERTRAIMAAFWPGPLTLVLPASPVVPQEVTGGLSTVALRVPDHPVALALIRAAGCPVAGPSANRSGRPSPTDAEAVAADLGDRIDLLLDAGETDVGLESTVVDLTGREVLLLRPGGTPVERLEAFFEEPLGIPDGDAKRHSPGTRYRHYAPTVPVHIWIPGEELPRSIASSASGFMGMTPPPAHFAQTILFDSEESYARGMFASFRRFEAAGLRYIVVEWPRPEGLGLALRDRIRRAALAERALPP comes from the coding sequence ATGCCGCGACGGATGTCTCGACTTGAGGTGGACCGCTGGAACCCGGACTCGAAACCGATTGCTAAGGCGGCGTCGATTTTGAGGAACGGGGGATTGGTGGCGTTCCCGACGGAAACCGTTTATGGTCTGGGGGCGGACGGATTGAACCCGGAAGCGGTCCAGGAGATTTTCCGAGCCAAAGGGCGCCCTGCGGACAATCCACTGATTTTGCATCTGAGTGACTATAGGGAAGCGGAGCGATTGGCGAGGGTCGATGAGCGCACGAGGGCCATCATGGCCGCTTTCTGGCCCGGCCCATTGACTTTAGTACTCCCCGCGAGCCCTGTTGTCCCCCAAGAGGTAACCGGTGGGCTTTCCACCGTGGCCTTGCGTGTTCCCGACCACCCTGTGGCCTTAGCGCTGATCCGGGCGGCGGGTTGCCCCGTGGCTGGGCCCAGCGCGAATCGCAGCGGTCGCCCTAGTCCTACGGACGCTGAGGCGGTGGCGGCCGATCTGGGCGACCGGATCGACCTTCTGCTAGACGCGGGCGAGACGGACGTAGGGCTGGAGTCGACAGTGGTGGATTTGACGGGACGGGAAGTTCTTCTGTTGCGGCCCGGAGGAACGCCGGTGGAAAGGCTAGAGGCGTTTTTCGAGGAACCTCTGGGGATTCCAGACGGAGACGCGAAAAGACACTCGCCGGGGACGCGTTATAGGCATTACGCCCCAACCGTGCCGGTACACATCTGGATACCCGGAGAAGAACTCCCACGGTCCATCGCCTCCTCTGCGTCGGGTTTTATGGGTATGACGCCACCACCGGCCCACTTCGCTCAAACAATTCTCTTCGATTCTGAGGAAAGCTACGCCAGGGGAATGTTCGCGAGCTTCAGGCGTTTCGAGGCGGCGGGACTCCGCTATATCGTCGTCGAATGGCCAAGGCCGGAGGGGTTGGGACTTGCTCTACGGGATCGTATCCGCAGAGCGGCGCTCGCCGAACGAGCTCTGCCCCCCTGA
- a CDS encoding SpoIID/LytB domain-containing protein, with protein sequence MRNACKLCLLPLLSILFFAGYVEARDIYVRLADGPSSVSLSSDGTITLLDAGKKNFGLGKTAVLTRSGGFALVGKNKFSLPLQISSSGLLGFKGRKYRGKFLLTKEFVLINILDVEDYIRGVLPAEAIPGWPIEYLKVQAIISRTYGLRQSLNRSVRGYDVADNTSDQVYKGAGVETTFTNQAIKETEGEVLAYGGNLAFTPYHSDSGGHTATNAHVWGKDIPYLRGVKELVVYQSPNTNWTAKISGSQVQAALAKVGGNIGRVKEIQVSEMDSGGRATNLTFIGSGGSSTIKSSQFRTVIGPNLLKSTMLTNGVPLPKTLQGTKTPNTPAKNDALLGAPVPTSNLSMSETEELRLILMTSEGVFTSTELMDMLLKPEKRKEYLYIGIERSGSEKKKEPPKTPLPKSLPSASMPTLRSGGSISEENGYFVFQGRGWGHGVGLSQWGAQALAREGWTARRILEHYYPGTAVKRFQ encoded by the coding sequence TTGCGAAACGCGTGTAAACTATGCCTTTTGCCATTGCTGTCGATTCTATTCTTCGCGGGTTACGTGGAAGCGAGAGATATTTACGTGCGCCTAGCGGATGGTCCTTCAAGTGTTTCCTTGTCCTCGGATGGCACGATAACCCTTCTCGACGCTGGAAAGAAAAACTTTGGTTTGGGGAAGACGGCGGTGTTGACGCGCTCCGGCGGGTTCGCGCTGGTAGGAAAAAACAAATTTTCTCTTCCTCTGCAGATCTCCAGTTCGGGGCTTTTGGGCTTCAAGGGTAGAAAATACAGAGGTAAATTTCTCCTCACTAAAGAATTTGTTCTAATCAATATCCTGGATGTGGAAGATTACATCCGAGGCGTTTTGCCCGCGGAGGCCATCCCTGGATGGCCCATAGAATATTTGAAGGTTCAGGCGATCATTTCCCGCACCTATGGGTTGCGCCAAAGCCTGAATCGTTCCGTTCGCGGTTACGATGTCGCCGATAACACTTCTGACCAGGTTTACAAAGGGGCTGGTGTAGAAACGACCTTCACCAATCAAGCGATTAAGGAAACCGAAGGTGAAGTTTTGGCCTATGGCGGTAATCTGGCCTTTACCCCTTATCATTCCGACAGCGGTGGGCACACGGCCACGAACGCCCACGTGTGGGGAAAAGATATCCCCTACTTGAGAGGAGTGAAAGAACTTGTAGTTTATCAATCCCCCAATACTAACTGGACTGCCAAGATTTCCGGTTCCCAGGTGCAGGCGGCCTTGGCCAAAGTAGGCGGTAACATAGGAAGGGTCAAAGAAATTCAGGTGTCAGAGATGGATTCAGGCGGTCGCGCCACAAACTTGACGTTTATAGGAAGCGGGGGGTCCTCGACGATAAAGTCTAGTCAGTTCCGAACAGTTATAGGACCCAATCTCTTGAAGAGCACCATGCTGACAAACGGTGTTCCTCTACCGAAGACGCTCCAGGGGACAAAGACACCTAACACCCCCGCGAAGAACGACGCTCTGCTCGGAGCGCCGGTTCCGACCTCGAATCTTTCCATGTCCGAAACCGAGGAGCTTCGCCTGATACTCATGACCTCGGAAGGGGTTTTCACCTCAACTGAACTGATGGATATGTTACTGAAGCCCGAAAAACGCAAAGAGTACCTTTATATAGGAATAGAAAGAAGCGGCTCGGAGAAAAAAAAGGAACCCCCAAAAACCCCTTTACCGAAGTCCTTGCCATCGGCCTCGATGCCCACTCTTCGTTCCGGGGGATCCATCTCTGAGGAAAATGGGTATTTCGTTTTTCAAGGCAGAGGATGGGGACATGGGGTGGGGCTTTCTCAATGGGGGGCTCAGGCCCTGGCGAGAGAGGGTTGGACGGCCAGGCGTATTCTCGAACACTATTATCCGGGAACCGCGGTTAAACGTTTCCAATGA